The sequence TCCGCGCTTTTACCGCCTCCGGATCCTCCAGCACCGGGGACTTGGTGGTCACCAGGCCCAGCACCACTTTTTTGCCCGGGGCAACAAACTGCAGCGGTGCAAAATCGCCGGAACGGGCGTCATCAAACTCCAGATAAAAGCCGTCCACATGCGCCTTGGCAAACAGAATGGGTGCAATAGGCGCATAGCCGCCGGAGCTGGCCCAGGTGGAGTGATAATTGCCCCGGCACACATGGGTGGTCACCACCAGGTCCGCCGGCTTGCCCTCCAGGGCAGCATTGTTTAGTTGCAGGTACTTCTCTGCCTGGTCCTCCAGCTTAGCGCCGGTACTTGCCAGGAACTGCTGATACCCGGCGTCGCAGAACATACCCCAGGTGCAGTCGTCCAACTGCACATTGCGGCAACCGGCGGCATACAGATCGGCGATCACCTGGCGATACGCGGCGGCAATATCGGAAAGCAGTGCGTCATCGTCCGGATAAACCGCGCGGGTGGCCTTGCCGTTATCCTCCCGGAACAGCTCTGCATACAGCTGCGCCGGTGCGGGAATGGTCTGGCGGGCAACGGTGTTGTCATCTTCAAACTGCTTTACAAATTTAAAATGCTCCACAAAGGGGTGATTCTCGCCGCTGATCTTGCCCACCACCTGCACAGAGCCGGGGGTGGTCTCCTCCCCGTGGAAAATATAGCCGTGGTCCAGGGTGATCTCCTGCAGTCCTTGCAATCCCCACATAAAGTCCAGGTGCCAATAGCTGCGACGGAACTCGCCGTCGGTAATGGTGTGATACCCGGCGGCTTTTTGGTGAGAGATCAGCTTGCGGATCTCCCGGTCCTCCACTTCTTTCAGCCCGGCAGCGTCCAGCTCACCGGCGGCGAAAGCGGCGCGGGCGGCCTTAAT comes from Oscillospiraceae bacterium and encodes:
- a CDS encoding 5-methyltetrahydropteroyltriglutamate--homocysteine S-methyltransferase, translated to MYSKNAPFRYDFVGSFLRPAPIKAARAAFAAGELDAAGLKEVEDREIRKLISHQKAAGYHTITDGEFRRSYWHLDFMWGLQGLQEITLDHGYIFHGEETTPGSVQVVGKISGENHPFVEHFKFVKQFEDDNTVARQTIPAPAQLYAELFREDNGKATRAVYPDDDALLSDIAAAYRQVIADLYAAGCRNVQLDDCTWGMFCDAGYQQFLASTGAKLEDQAEKYLQLNNAALEGKPADLVVTTHVCRGNYHSTWASSGGYAPIAPILFAKAHVDGFYLEFDDARSGDFAPLQFVAPGKKVVLGLVTTKSPVLEDPEAVKARIAQAAELVPLENLCLSPQCGFASCEIGNKLTDDEQWAKLNLVRTVARQVW